A genomic region of Borrelia duttonii Ly contains the following coding sequences:
- a CDS encoding S2/P23 family protein: MHTKTLLPIITTMFFIQCNNATDEQIQYKIKIPKESNTIHDELLSNINNLTSNTSNKQINSKSILTQLIQEPYETLEGNKLITISLLFLSTKKLTVTWIKNKAISIKGEDGQPLNELINKIKYSYSISPIQEDGKLSSNIMPIVLFETTQNGQDLEVTSFTLTDEPNLDFNKRQYSALTSLFYTPPKTETSQESGYVNAHPFWIANKNNEVIKALTKNQSIKAKIKVYNKNSKVTTEYNIMLESHYLSQLIKDTLQKYPEINTIAPKFKLL, from the coding sequence ATGCATACAAAAACATTATTACCAATAATTACCACTATGTTCTTCATTCAATGCAATAACGCAACAGATGAACAAATACAATATAAAATAAAAATACCAAAAGAGTCTAATACTATACATGATGAACTTTTAAGCAACATTAACAATCTCACTTCAAACACAAGCAATAAACAAATAAACTCTAAATCAATATTAACACAACTTATTCAAGAACCATATGAAACATTGGAAGGAAATAAATTAATTACAATTTCTCTTCTCTTCTTAAGTACAAAAAAACTCACAGTAACATGGATTAAAAATAAAGCCATAAGTATTAAAGGAGAAGATGGGCAACCTTTAAATGAACTTATCAATAAAATAAAATATTCCTATTCAATATCACCTATTCAAGAAGATGGAAAATTAAGTAGTAATATTATGCCTATTGTTCTATTTGAAACAACACAAAATGGTCAGGATCTAGAAGTTACAAGTTTTACTTTAACAGATGAACCAAATTTAGACTTTAATAAAAGACAATATTCAGCACTAACTTCTCTTTTCTACACGCCACCAAAAACTGAAACATCACAAGAGAGTGGATATGTTAATGCACATCCATTCTGGATAGCAAATAAAAATAACGAAGTAATAAAAGCACTAACAAAAAATCAATCAATCAAAGCTAAAATAAAAGTTTACAATAAAAATAGTAAAGTCACTACAGAATACAATATAATGCTAGAAAGCCATTATCTGTCTCAATTAATAAAAGATACACTTCAAAAATATCCAGAAATAAATACTATTGCTCCGAAATTTAAACTTTTATAA
- a CDS encoding S2/P23 family protein gives MNTKILLSIPTVVICTQCNNTTNEKLQYEENLSREIISRRKEYIEKFEDLQSRTTNPTEELNKTLKEPYETIEGNKSITIPILFMHKTINITWIKNKALTINGLDSKPISELQNKIRYSYSISPIYENGALSNKIMPIVLFETTQNGQDFEVTSFTLIDAPNLDFNTRKYSAVSSLFYTPPKTEKSQESGYVNAYPFWIANKNNEVIKALTQNRLIRAKIKVKNPKTRFAEEYDIELDTQYLILLITDVLQKNPGLSKVAPSFNLK, from the coding sequence ATGAACACAAAAATTTTATTATCAATACCTACAGTTGTAATTTGCACTCAATGCAATAATACAACAAATGAAAAATTACAATATGAGGAGAATTTATCAAGAGAAATTATTAGTAGACGTAAAGAATACATTGAAAAATTTGAAGACCTTCAAAGTAGAACAACAAATCCCACAGAAGAATTAAATAAAACTCTCAAAGAACCATATGAAACAATTGAGGGAAATAAATCAATTACAATTCCTATCCTTTTCATGCATAAAACAATAAATATAACGTGGATTAAAAACAAAGCATTAACTATTAACGGACTAGACAGCAAACCCATAAGCGAACTTCAAAATAAAATAAGATATTCTTATTCAATATCACCTATTTACGAAAATGGAGCATTAAGTAATAAAATTATGCCTATTGTTCTATTTGAAACAACACAAAATGGGCAAGATTTTGAGGTTACAAGCTTCACTTTAATAGATGCACCAAATTTAGACTTTAATACAAGAAAATATTCAGCAGTATCTTCTCTTTTCTACACGCCACCAAAAACTGAAAAATCACAAGAGAGTGGATATGTTAATGCATATCCATTCTGGATAGCAAATAAAAATAATGAAGTAATAAAAGCACTAACACAAAATAGATTAATTAGAGCTAAAATAAAAGTTAAAAATCCTAAAACTAGATTTGCTGAGGAATACGATATAGAACTAGACACACAGTATCTGATATTACTAATAACAGACGTACTACAAAAGAATCCAGGGTTAAGCAAAGTAGCGCCTAGTTTTAACCTTAAGTGA